A single genomic interval of Novosphingobium ginsenosidimutans harbors:
- the rfbD gene encoding dTDP-4-dehydrorhamnose reductase — MSGYTVLVTGGTGQVGLELLRQSWPADVTVLAPARDQLDLASGDSIAAWFASREVHCIINPAAYTAVDLAEDNVGAAFLANAQGPAWLADIARQRDIPLLHVSTDYVFDGSLDRPYHEEDPVSPLGAYGASKLAGELAVRAGAPRHVILRTAWVISAQRNNFLKTMLRLAAERPELSVVADQHGCPTSARDIAATLRTIALAHLADGSAPSGTYHFVNDGSTTWHGLAEAVMAASRAHGGAAVPVRPIASADFPTRARRPGNSRLGTAKIRSDFGIAPRPWQDIVEQIVSELSLPSPKSEKLT, encoded by the coding sequence ATGTCGGGCTACACAGTGCTGGTGACAGGCGGTACCGGACAGGTGGGGCTGGAGCTGCTGCGCCAATCTTGGCCCGCTGACGTTACCGTGCTGGCCCCGGCGCGGGACCAGCTTGACCTTGCTTCCGGTGACAGCATCGCCGCCTGGTTCGCCAGCCGCGAAGTGCATTGTATCATCAATCCAGCTGCCTACACGGCGGTAGACCTCGCCGAAGACAACGTTGGCGCGGCCTTTCTCGCCAATGCGCAAGGACCGGCATGGCTGGCAGACATTGCTCGCCAGCGCGACATCCCGCTGCTGCACGTATCGACTGACTATGTCTTTGATGGTTCGCTTGATCGACCCTATCACGAAGAGGATCCGGTTTCACCACTTGGCGCCTACGGTGCCAGCAAGCTGGCCGGTGAGCTGGCGGTCCGTGCCGGGGCGCCGCGCCATGTCATACTCCGGACCGCCTGGGTCATCAGTGCCCAGCGCAACAATTTTCTTAAGACCATGTTGCGCCTGGCCGCCGAGCGGCCGGAACTGAGCGTCGTCGCAGATCAGCATGGTTGCCCCACCAGCGCACGCGATATCGCCGCAACGCTCCGGACGATTGCTCTTGCCCATCTTGCTGATGGGTCTGCCCCTTCCGGCACCTACCACTTCGTTAACGATGGCAGTACGACCTGGCACGGTCTGGCCGAAGCAGTGATGGCGGCGAGCCGTGCGCATGGCGGAGCCGCCGTGCCGGTAAGACCGATTGCCAGCGCCGACTTCCCTACCCGCGCGCGCCGACCGGGCAACTCGCGGCTCGGGACGGCCAAGATTCGCAGCGACTTCGGCATTGCCCCCCGGCCATGGCAGGACATAGTCGAACAAATAGTCAGCGAACTTTCGCTGCCTTCCCCGAAAAGTGAGAAGCTTACATGA
- the rfbB gene encoding dTDP-glucose 4,6-dehydratase produces the protein MKILVTGGAGFIGSALIRHLIGESVHDVLNLDKLTYAGVLTSLAEVDSNPRYRFVQGDICDPDLVASLLAEFQPDVVAHLAAESHVDRSIDGPGEFIQTNVVGTFTMLQQALGYWQSLPAERQAAFRFHHISTDEVYGSLGDEGLFTESTAYDPRSPYSASKAASDHLVRAWGHTYGLPVLVTNCSNNYGPYHFPEKLIPLIIIRALAGEPLPVYGDGSNVRDWLFVEDHARALRRVFEAGVPGETYNIGGNSERRNIEVVRAICSALDARCPREDGKSYAEQITFVADRPGHDQRYAIDAAKIARELGWKPEVRFEDGITQTVDWFLTRKDWWEPILQRRYATERLGLKG, from the coding sequence ATGAAGATCCTCGTTACCGGCGGCGCTGGCTTCATCGGCTCTGCTCTGATCCGGCACCTGATCGGCGAGAGCGTGCACGACGTGCTGAATCTCGACAAGCTGACCTATGCCGGGGTGCTCACTTCGCTCGCAGAGGTGGACAGCAATCCGCGCTATCGCTTTGTCCAGGGCGACATTTGCGATCCGGACTTGGTCGCCAGTCTGCTGGCCGAATTCCAGCCCGATGTAGTCGCACACCTCGCGGCCGAAAGCCATGTTGACCGATCGATCGATGGTCCGGGTGAATTCATCCAGACCAACGTGGTGGGAACCTTCACGATGTTGCAGCAGGCGTTGGGATATTGGCAATCCCTGCCGGCCGAACGGCAGGCGGCTTTCCGCTTTCACCACATCTCGACGGACGAGGTCTACGGATCGCTCGGCGATGAAGGCCTTTTCACAGAAAGCACCGCCTACGATCCCCGCTCACCATATTCAGCATCAAAAGCCGCCTCGGACCATCTCGTCCGGGCTTGGGGCCATACCTATGGCTTGCCGGTGCTAGTCACCAATTGCTCCAACAACTACGGCCCCTATCACTTCCCCGAAAAACTCATCCCGCTGATCATTATTCGCGCGCTCGCCGGTGAACCACTGCCGGTTTATGGTGACGGATCGAACGTGCGCGACTGGCTGTTTGTCGAGGATCACGCGCGTGCGCTGCGACGGGTATTTGAAGCTGGGGTTCCGGGTGAGACCTACAACATCGGCGGCAATTCGGAGCGCCGGAACATCGAAGTAGTGCGTGCCATCTGCTCAGCGCTCGATGCTCGGTGCCCACGCGAAGACGGGAAGTCTTATGCCGAGCAGATCACCTTCGTTGCCGACCGGCCTGGGCATGACCAGCGCTATGCCATCGACGCCGCCAAGATCGCACGCGAATTGGGCTGGAAACCAGAAGTGCGGTTTGAGGACGGCATTACCCAGACTGTTGACTGGTTCCTCACCCGCAAGGACTGGTGGGAGCCAATCCTGCAACGCCGCTACGCCACCGAGCGACTGGGTCTGAAGGGTTGA
- the fabI gene encoding enoyl-ACP reductase FabI, translated as MTGLMQGKRGLIMGLANDKSLAWGIAQKLHEAGAELAFSYQGEALEKRVRPLAASLGSDFLIDCDVSSMAALDAAFEKLASRWPTIDFVVHAIGFSDKNELRGKYVDTSLDNFLMTMNISAYSLVAVTRRAAAMMPEGGSVLTLSYYGAEKVVPHYNVMGVAKAALETSVKYLANDLGPVGIRVNAISAGPIKTLAASGIGDFRYILKWNELNSPLRRNVTIEDVGGAGLYLLSNLSSGVTGETHHVDAGYHVVGMKQEDAPDIALS; from the coding sequence ATGACGGGATTGATGCAGGGCAAGCGCGGGCTGATCATGGGGCTCGCAAACGATAAGTCGCTGGCCTGGGGGATCGCGCAAAAGCTGCATGAAGCGGGGGCCGAACTGGCATTCTCGTACCAGGGTGAGGCGCTGGAAAAGCGGGTCCGCCCGCTGGCCGCATCACTTGGCAGCGACTTCCTGATCGATTGCGACGTATCCAGCATGGCTGCCCTCGATGCGGCTTTTGAGAAGCTTGCATCGCGCTGGCCGACGATCGATTTTGTGGTCCACGCGATTGGCTTTTCAGACAAGAACGAACTGCGCGGGAAGTATGTCGACACCAGCCTCGACAATTTCCTGATGACCATGAACATCTCTGCCTACAGCCTGGTCGCAGTGACCAGGCGCGCGGCAGCAATGATGCCCGAGGGCGGGTCGGTCCTGACGCTGAGCTACTACGGCGCGGAAAAGGTCGTGCCGCACTACAACGTGATGGGGGTGGCTAAGGCCGCGCTGGAAACCAGTGTGAAGTACCTTGCCAACGACCTCGGCCCGGTCGGCATCCGCGTCAACGCGATCTCGGCCGGCCCGATCAAGACCCTGGCCGCCAGCGGCATCGGTGATTTCCGCTACATCCTCAAGTGGAACGAGCTGAACTCGCCGCTGCGCCGCAATGTGACGATCGAGGATGTCGGCGGGGCTGGGCTATACTTGCTCTCTAATCTCTCAAGCGGCGTCACGGGCGAAACGCACCATGTCGATGCCGGCTATCATGTGGTCGGCATGAAACAGGAAGACGCGCCGGATATTGCGTTGAGTTGA
- a CDS encoding YihY/virulence factor BrkB family protein codes for MEEVPLEQARAEAHLAPDLTPEGRRRQALRWRAGLEEQVGEETLLRIARFKRVIQRVWLGAWNDGFIHAGNLAYMAILAIFPFFVTVAAVFALVGETSQRAASVSAFLLAVPPMVRQVLEPVAQDVVQARSGWLLWAGGIVGLWTVGSLIETIRDILRRAYGTGPTAAFWRHRLISTGVIFAAVVGLLLSLFAQVAIGTAEQIIDAWFPRLADWTATLATSRLIPAVILFLSLHALFFTLTPTAYRSRRYPKWPGALLVTLWWAAVTIALPWVLARFFTYDLTYGSLAGVMIALFFFWLVGLGMVVGAELNAALAVTPEEGEMIGKAVAESERHKDGGS; via the coding sequence GTGGAAGAAGTCCCTCTTGAACAGGCTCGCGCCGAGGCGCACCTCGCTCCCGACCTGACCCCCGAAGGCCGTCGTCGGCAGGCGCTGCGCTGGCGCGCCGGATTGGAAGAGCAAGTTGGCGAAGAGACGCTGCTGCGGATCGCGCGGTTCAAGCGCGTGATCCAGCGGGTCTGGCTAGGCGCGTGGAACGATGGCTTCATTCATGCAGGCAACCTGGCCTACATGGCGATCCTGGCGATTTTCCCGTTCTTTGTAACGGTTGCGGCGGTCTTCGCCCTGGTCGGCGAGACCTCGCAGCGCGCCGCCTCGGTCAGCGCCTTCTTGCTGGCGGTGCCGCCGATGGTCCGGCAGGTACTCGAACCGGTCGCGCAGGATGTGGTTCAGGCGCGCTCCGGCTGGCTGCTCTGGGCCGGGGGGATCGTTGGCCTTTGGACGGTCGGCAGCCTGATCGAGACGATCCGCGATATCCTGCGCCGCGCCTATGGCACCGGACCGACGGCGGCCTTCTGGCGCCATCGGCTAATCTCCACCGGGGTGATCTTTGCTGCCGTGGTCGGGTTATTGCTCTCGCTCTTTGCGCAGGTCGCGATTGGTACGGCCGAGCAGATAATCGACGCCTGGTTCCCGCGCCTGGCCGACTGGACCGCCACGCTCGCGACCTCGCGCCTCATTCCCGCAGTGATCCTGTTCCTCTCACTCCACGCGCTGTTCTTTACGCTCACTCCCACCGCCTACCGCTCGCGCCGCTATCCCAAGTGGCCTGGCGCGCTGCTGGTAACCCTGTGGTGGGCGGCGGTAACGATCGCCCTGCCCTGGGTCCTGGCACGGTTCTTCACATACGATCTCACGTACGGCAGCCTGGCCGGAGTGATGATCGCGCTTTTCTTTTTCTGGCTGGTTGGCCTAGGGATGGTGGTGGGAGCCGAGCTGAACGCCGCCCTTGCCGTCACGCCCGAAGAAGGCGAAATGATCGGCAAGGCCGTAGCGGAAAGCGAACGGCATAAGGACGGTGGATCGTAA
- a CDS encoding DnaJ C-terminal domain-containing protein — protein sequence MADPYSILGVARGADEKDIKSAYRKLAKELHPDRNKDNPKAAERFSEVTRAYDLLSDKDKRARFDRGEIDIDGNPTGFGFGGPGGGGFGGAGGQRGFRADGFEGFGGGDAGIDLGDIFEGLFGGRGGFGGAGGGRARPAPKGANVSYQLGVSLPDAAARATQRITLADGKTIDLKLPAGVEDGTQMRLAGKGEAGPGGAGDAIVTIRIQPHAFFRRDGDNLRLDLPITLDEALNGAKIKVPTAEGAVMLTVAPGSSSGKTLRIPGKGFSRKDGSRGDQLVTLEIQLPEGDADLAKRLEGWTDQRNLRARFGV from the coding sequence ATGGCCGATCCGTATTCGATCCTGGGGGTAGCGCGCGGCGCGGACGAGAAAGATATCAAGTCCGCCTATCGCAAGCTGGCGAAGGAACTGCACCCCGACCGCAACAAGGATAACCCCAAGGCAGCGGAGCGCTTTTCCGAAGTGACCCGCGCCTATGACCTGTTGTCTGACAAGGACAAGCGCGCCCGGTTCGACCGGGGCGAGATCGACATTGACGGCAACCCCACGGGGTTCGGCTTTGGCGGCCCGGGCGGCGGCGGTTTCGGCGGGGCCGGCGGGCAGCGCGGCTTTCGCGCCGACGGGTTTGAGGGGTTCGGTGGCGGCGATGCCGGGATCGACCTGGGCGACATCTTCGAAGGCCTGTTCGGCGGGCGCGGCGGCTTCGGCGGGGCCGGCGGCGGCCGAGCGCGGCCCGCGCCCAAGGGCGCCAACGTTTCCTACCAGCTGGGTGTCTCGCTGCCCGACGCTGCGGCGCGGGCAACGCAGCGGATCACCCTGGCCGACGGCAAGACCATCGACCTGAAGCTTCCCGCCGGGGTTGAGGACGGCACCCAGATGCGCCTTGCCGGCAAAGGGGAGGCCGGCCCCGGCGGCGCAGGCGATGCGATCGTCACGATCCGCATTCAGCCGCACGCTTTCTTCCGCCGCGATGGTGACAACCTGCGGCTGGACTTGCCGATTACCCTCGACGAGGCGCTGAATGGCGCCAAGATCAAGGTGCCAACCGCCGAGGGGGCGGTTATGCTGACCGTCGCGCCGGGCTCCAGCTCGGGCAAGACGCTGCGCATTCCTGGCAAGGGGTTCAGCCGCAAAGACGGCAGCCGCGGCGATCAACTGGTAACTTTGGAGATCCAGTTGCCTGAAGGCGATGCCGATCTGGCCAAGCGGCTTGAGGGCTGGACCGACCAGCGCAACCTGCGCGCCCGCTTCGGCGTTTAA
- the pdxH gene encoding pyridoxamine 5'-phosphate oxidase has translation MDEQQSADAIPVASPLQLFAEWFALAKEREPNDPDAVALATATPDAAPSVRMVLMKDYGPEGFVFYTNAQSRKGEELLANPQAAMLFHWKSLRRQIRIEGRIKEVDPATADAYFASRSRDSQLGALASDQSRPLSSRAEFLGRIAKVTAQHLVGRVPRPPHWTGFRLVPHAFEFWMDRPFRLHERRRFELDGTGNWTSGLLYP, from the coding sequence ATGGACGAACAGCAATCCGCCGACGCAATCCCCGTCGCCTCGCCGCTCCAGCTTTTTGCCGAGTGGTTCGCCTTGGCGAAGGAGCGCGAGCCAAATGATCCCGATGCGGTTGCCCTGGCAACGGCCACACCGGATGCTGCGCCGTCAGTGCGGATGGTGCTGATGAAGGATTACGGCCCGGAAGGCTTCGTCTTCTATACCAACGCGCAAAGCCGCAAGGGCGAAGAATTGCTGGCTAATCCGCAGGCAGCCATGCTGTTCCACTGGAAGAGCCTGCGCCGCCAGATCCGCATCGAAGGCCGGATCAAGGAAGTCGATCCCGCCACGGCTGATGCCTATTTCGCCAGCCGCAGCCGGGATTCGCAGCTTGGTGCCCTCGCCTCAGACCAGTCGCGGCCACTTTCCTCGCGCGCCGAGTTCCTGGGCCGGATCGCCAAGGTTACCGCCCAGCACCTGGTTGGCCGGGTCCCGCGCCCGCCGCACTGGACCGGCTTCCGGCTTGTACCACATGCCTTTGAATTCTGGATGGACCGCCCCTTCCGCCTGCACGAACGCCGCCGATTTGAGCTGGACGGTACCGGAAACTGGACTTCGGGCCTGCTTTATCCCTGA
- a CDS encoding GDP-L-fucose synthase family protein, with the protein MAYDLIGKRVWVAGHKGMVGSAIVRRLASEACAVLTVDRATLNLTDQRAVHDWMQRERPDAVFLAAARVGGILANTTYPVDFLRDNLLIETAIMAGAQAAGVGKLLFLGSSCIYPKHADQPIREEALLTGLLEPTNQWYAIAKIAGIRLAQAYRQQYGCDFISAMPTNLYGQGDNFDPDGSHVLPALIRKVHEAKASGTPVTLWGTGSPLREFMHVDDCADACVFLMKTYSEPEHVNIGAGSEISIRDLARLVMDVIGYDGEIVTDPSRPDGTPRKLMDNSRLTALGWQPRTDLRSGIAKAYAAFLAGEGRGLQG; encoded by the coding sequence ATGGCCTACGACCTTATTGGCAAGCGGGTCTGGGTGGCAGGCCACAAGGGTATGGTCGGCAGTGCCATTGTCCGCAGGTTGGCCAGCGAAGCCTGCGCAGTGCTCACAGTGGATCGGGCGACGCTCAATCTCACTGATCAGCGCGCAGTGCATGACTGGATGCAGCGCGAACGGCCCGATGCCGTGTTCCTGGCCGCCGCACGGGTCGGCGGGATCCTCGCCAATACGACCTATCCGGTCGACTTTCTGCGCGACAACCTGCTGATCGAAACAGCTATCATGGCCGGGGCGCAGGCGGCTGGCGTTGGCAAGCTGCTGTTCCTTGGCTCGTCCTGTATCTATCCAAAACATGCTGACCAGCCGATCCGGGAGGAAGCGCTGCTGACCGGCCTGCTTGAGCCGACCAACCAATGGTATGCCATCGCCAAGATCGCCGGGATCAGGTTGGCCCAAGCCTATCGGCAACAATACGGCTGCGATTTCATCAGCGCCATGCCGACCAACCTCTATGGTCAGGGCGACAACTTCGATCCTGACGGCAGCCATGTCCTCCCTGCACTGATCCGCAAGGTGCATGAGGCCAAGGCCAGCGGCACTCCGGTGACTTTGTGGGGGACCGGCAGCCCGCTTCGCGAATTCATGCATGTCGACGATTGCGCCGATGCCTGCGTGTTCCTGATGAAGACCTATTCCGAGCCCGAGCATGTCAATATCGGCGCGGGGAGCGAAATCTCGATCCGCGACCTAGCCCGCTTGGTCATGGACGTGATCGGATATGACGGTGAGATCGTCACCGATCCCAGCAGGCCTGATGGCACCCCGCGCAAATTGATGGACAATTCTCGCCTCACGGCGCTGGGCTGGCAGCCCAGGACCGACCTGCGCAGTGGGATCGCCAAAGCCTATGCCGCATTCCTCGCCGGCGAAGGCCGGGGGCTTCAGGGATAA